The Brassica napus cultivar Da-Ae chromosome C5 unlocalized genomic scaffold, Da-Ae chrC05_Random_12, whole genome shotgun sequence genome has a window encoding:
- the LOC125594794 gene encoding uncharacterized protein LOC125594794, giving the protein MMFYTEKASIFGHGSDIANKLKGSTPHDELLIQISQSFSGLLLFAIGLVLFMVSFVKDRDFHSFFAGGSVILYVLMALWRVMFEWKIEDLAFECPKQALGDIALAVSWVFFLVYSWREKYD; this is encoded by the coding sequence ATGATGTTCTACACAGAGAAAGCCTCCATCTTTGGCCACGGCAGCGACATAGCCAACAAGCTCAAAGGCTCAACGCCTCACGACGAGCTGCTCATCCAGATCTCTCAATCCTTCTCCGGTTTGCTTCTCTTTGCGATCGGTTTGGTGCTTTTCATGGTGTCGTTTGTGAAAGACAGAGACTTTCATAGCTTCTTCGCCGGAGGTTCTGTGATTCTCTATGTGCTTATGGCGTTATGGAGAGTTATGTTTGAGTGGAAGATTGAAGATCTCGCCTTTGAGTGTCCCAAGCAAGCTCTAGGAGATATTGCCTTGGCTGTCTCTTGGGTTTTCTTCCTTGTTTATAGTTGGAGGGAGAAGTATGattga